In a single window of the Massilia oculi genome:
- the atpE gene encoding F0F1 ATP synthase subunit C, translating into MTDLSFVALACGLIIGLGAIGACIGIALMGGKYLEASARQPELMNTLQTKMFLLAGLIDAAFLIGVGIAMLFAFANPFVPV; encoded by the coding sequence ATGACTGACCTTTCTTTTGTTGCACTGGCTTGCGGTTTGATCATCGGTCTGGGCGCAATCGGCGCTTGTATCGGTATCGCTCTGATGGGCGGTAAATACCTGGAAGCTTCTGCACGTCAGCCAGAACTGATGAACACCCTGCAGACCAAGATGTTCCTGCTGGCTGGTCTGATCGACGCGGCATTCCTGATCGGCGTTGGTATCGCCATGCTGTTCGCGTTCGCTAACCCGTTCGTTCCAGTCTAA